The genomic DNA cacaatatctccgaaaccaaagcggcacaaatgtttatttgtgcggcacaaaccagcgcaaacgcggcacaaataaatggcacgtttgtttttaaaattcagcaatatggggtgcaaagtgggtggggtttcagcaactataacccACAACATCTCTGCAACCAAaacggcacaaacgtttatttttgcagcacaaaccagcacaaacgtggcacaaacaaatggtgcatttgtttttaaaattcagcaacatggggtgcaaagtgggtggggtttcagcaaatataacgcacaatatctatgaaaccaaagcggcacaaacgtttatttttgaggcacaaaccagcacaaatgcagcacaaatgaatggtgcgtttgttttaaaaattcagcaacatggggtgcaaagtgagcGGGGTTTCAGCAACTTTAACGCACAATATCGCTGCAactaaagcggcacaaacatttacaAACCAGCACAatcgtggcacaaacgaatggggTGCAAAgcgggcggggtttcagcaactacaaagcacaatatctctgcaaccaaagtggCATAAACctgcacaaacgcggcacaaaacaaatagcgcatttgtttttaaaattcagcaacatggggtgcaaagtgggtgggcttgcaataaattaaatgtttaatatctcagaaaccgaaccggcacaaacgctcatccTTGCGGCACAAatcggcacaaacgaatggtatatttttattcaggttttacaaacatgggctgccaacttcacacagctcttTGATTGGATATCGGGGTGACTGATGTGCCCTGGAATTCTAGGAGCTAAAATGACAACTTTGAATCTCTTATGGTATATTTGAttaagttttacataaataaatcatTTGTATTGGATATCAGTGTGAGCGATGTGTTCAGGAATTCCAGGAAAGAAAACACAACTTTGTATCTCGTTGTTATATTgtgtttataattttatatatatatatatatatatatatatatatatatatatatatatatatatagtagatttATTGTGATATATATCAATATGAGGTGATCAGAGTCCCATAAGTAgactttgagaaagtcacgtgacggtgacgcaATGCGTGGGAGAAGCCTAGGACGCTCACTGCAGTCTGTCATTCGGCTTTGAACTGCAGCGATCTCTTTCTCGTCCATAGCGGCTGACTGCAACCTGCATATCTATGTGTTTTCTCACAAtggggcgcacgtgagtgtattTTCTGTGTAGTTTGCTGGTGTCCTACATTTAGTTCACTACGCAATGATGGTTTTTCCCTGCTTGTCTTACATATAATTGCCGGTATTGAGAACCAGATGACCCACATTCATAAGGCTGAAGCAGGATGGTTAAATCATTCAGGAATTACGAGCGAACACTCCAATTAAATAATTAGGATACTGAACTGCTGGGACTATTTCATCTGTCACTGGAATCACATATCCTCTTTTAAAAAAACTCTCTCCTATATATTTTACTTATCAGCACTGACATCAGAGTGGCTGTAGATTTATTGTGATATTGTGTATTTTTGTCCACATATATATAAGGTATATGGCTCTTTTTAGTATGTTAGTCACTGATTAATCTCAACATCTTTTAAATCATTTTGGTGGACTGCAGCGCCGTTTTTTTACTTAATcttttttacttatattttttacacatattcACTTATGTGCTTTATTATTTTCACATTGACATGGTTATTTAGATGTTGTAGAATGATTTATTATTATAGTGGATTGGGGCtattttaacacaaaaaaacatttttatttgtattgtatTCCATCAcagtttttatattgttttttggcaATGGCTTATGGTACACTCAGATTTGCACATCACCTTTAAGCTGATTGATCATATAGTAGAGCGCttcagtatagggtattatggtggcaggctagggcagtatagggtattatggtggcaggttagtgcagtatagggtattatggtggaaggttagggctgtatagggtattatggtggcaggctagggcagtatagggtattatggtggcaggttagggaaaaaatgtccctctctaaatgtgcaaagctggtagagacatccccaaaaagacttgcagctggaattgcagagaaagggggttctacaaagtattgactcaggggggcgccatacaaatgccccccctacacttttcacataattatttgtatcatttatcattttccttccacttcataattatgtgccactttgtgttggtatatcacataaaatcctaataaaatacatttacatttttggttgtaacatgacaaaatgtggagaatttcaaggggtatgaattctttttccaGACACTGTATATCTGCTTAGTAATCCTGGATAGTCCCAGTGACTGATCAGTGTGACATCAgagtgggcagaggaggaggatgaaaTGGGAGGATCTCGGGGAGGGTGTGACCACACAGGACTGATATAAGGAGAGAGCACACAAGACACACTGATCACTATGATGGAGTCCCTGTATCTGAGTGTCGGTGTCCTAGCTGTCAGTGCAGGTACTTACCTCCTGATATTAATCCATTACCACCCAGCATGGCCTCTATTGCAGGAAACAATGTAACATTTTCTCATTTCTTTTAGGAAGTTTACTTTTGGCTTCACAGCACTACAGCTTAGCCGCAGCTTCAACCGCCATCCCTGCGTCTGCCCTGGGCGTCCTGCTCCTCATCCTCGCCGCCATCTTAGCCTATGCAGGTAAGTGCGCATTCACCCCAATATTCAACCATTTACTAAAGGAGTGCAAAATGTTTACTgagctgtgttcacttcaatcttccaatcatgtgcaagaattcCCCAAATCTCCCTCCCATGAGAATCAATGAAACAACATCTACTATAAAATGTATTATAAAGTCTGAATATAGACGtcacgtagatatatatatatataatgatggggCGTCCATTACTGAATCTTCTCCTCTACCATACACAACCTGGAGGTGTTGGGGTGACTCCTGTCTCTAACATTAAAGGGACTCGGCACATAAATCCATCATCTTAGAGGTGCTAAATGAACGTTCATGGACAGGCACACCCCTACCACACTAAACAGCCAGGACACTGTCTCAGATTTGCAGTTTCCTGTGTCACCTCTCATAAAAGTGATGATGATTCATTTTCACCAATCAGAGACTGGCTGTTCATTGTCCCCTTATCTCCAATCTATGTGAGATAAAAGATAGAAAGATATAGAATATTAGAATGAATGAACAGATCCAGATTGTATTCATAAAATACATCCAACAATCATTACCAGTAATATGTATTATGTGTGAAGATTTCTGCCACACACAGTACAATCGTCATCACCGAtcatccccaaccccccccagGAAACATTCCTTCTTCTCTTCATTATTACCACACAAGACGCTTCCCGTCCCTGAAATCCAATCCTCCGATATTCTGCATTCCTCacctccttccctgtgcctctcagAGGAAAAATGatcttatattgtattatattatattattacattatattatatacattatattatgttatatacattatattatattcatATTATATTACATCATCACATTATATGCATTACATCATTATATACATTATAGTCATATATCATTACATTATATAcattacattatatacatatgatattacattatattatattgtattcatattatattatatacattatattatattgtattatattcatATTATAtcattacattatattatattatattatatacattatgttatattattacatattatattatagtatattgttacattataatatattatattatattattattatgttatccTGTATTAAAAAGTATTCTATTATATTATCCCAGAACAAAGTTTTGGGGTAAATACTTTTGGAATACGATGAGATTATTGTTTAGCCTTTGACGGCTGATAAGGAAAGATTTCCGGCTCTTTGGGGCGATTTTTGTATAactaaatacaaaacattattttaGTGTTGCACGGAGTGGAGAGGGATGAGaccgcctgtcaggtttttattgctgtctgtgtccccggtaGGAAGATTCCCTCCCTCTATTTCTCTTATTATCACCGATAGTGAAAGTCaaagaaaaaaatggattttggagtgtccccagaacaggaatggaggggaaatcctccaatggggacactagttctgggatttcctctcacttcctgtttggttatgggacaggaagtgaagggaaatctccccaatgggacacagatggcaaaaataaagctggcagggggtataaccctcccttactttatataaaatgaaaaaaaaaaagttttgcctcaaGTTCTACCTTTCTgactcaatattttttattaaagttttcacaaaaaagaataaaaaggttTACAAAGAAGATGTAGAGTATATAATCTATAGGAAATAGGTAGATATCCGAGCATTTTGTAGGCATGAAAATACCCCTAAAATCTGCGTTCTTCCAAGTATTGATCTTACTGTGGATATACAGAAGATTGAATTATTGGGGTCGGTATGAGGGGGACCCCAATCCTCGTTTAGTACCCCAAATGTGACATCTCAGTCTTCATATACAGGTAAAGATAGAGCTTCTATATATGGACAATTCCAATGAAAAGTCAGCTCAGAACTCTTAGTAGATCCCCAATGTGTACCTTAGAGAAAGGGGTCACCTCCTCCCCCAAGGGGGTCCCCCTTCCCTAGTCACCCCCAAATACCATTTCCCACCAATAGAATCATcactgttcagagtataaagggaaTGTGCCCGAAAACCTTCATAAGACCACAGCAAAGACcaaaagaggagaaagagagaaaagaaaaaggctGAAAGGAAAAAGTAGGGAATGAGCCGACGTTTTCCGACCCCAACCCCTCCACAACTGCTCTAATCCGGGTATAGATCCAGGATCACCACCCATGGCTCCCAGACTTTCCCAAACATTCCCATTTTATCAGATCATTAATCCCAATCCAGGAAAGTTGAGCTGTTCGGGAAGGCACTAAAGCGGATTTCCAAGATTTTGCGATTTTCATTTTTGcctatataaatataaatgctatgAGACATCTCTGGGATTTcctctagttctactttaaagtacaCATTTGCTCTGGGTATCATGAGCAGTTGTCATTATTTCAATTGTGTAATACTCATTGTCACatgtcagtgctgctgatctcctgcagcctctttgcagccacttcatgtCTCCATACACTCCAGTGATGACATTTCTCAAGGCGGTTTCCTGTTGATGACACCAGAGGAACATGTCTGTGTCATGTGTGATGGAagggccacttgtagtctccatcaggagCCTGAGTGACAACACAAGAGGCCAattaggagacagggacagagcgttgtcacccgataacaggaagtgcctgaataagGACCTCCATGGCGGGATCACCAGAGATTATTATAATGATGACAATAATATTTTAAAAGagctcatgttgtaaagcgctgcacaaactgttggcactatataaatcctgtataataataatatataaatcctgtataataataatatataaatcctgtataagaataataattctgtataataataataatattaataatattaataatcctgtgttataataataataataatataaatcctaaatactactactactactactactactactactaataataataatataaatcatgtataataatattaataacaataataataatactattattattattattattattattattattattattattatattttagtgATTGGCTTCCAATATGTTctaaagatttttttatatatttgtacatatcAGATGAAGGAGTCTTAGAAATCTTCCCTTCTGATTTATTTCTTCCCATTGCAGAGAATTCCccgatatacaatatatatatatatatatatatatatatatatatatatatatatacagtatatacagtatttatggttATTTTATCTTTCAGGGGCGCGGAAGTTCGGAGGGAATGTTCCTCTGTGGGTCTCTTTCTATTGGACGGTGTCAGCCATGTGGGTCTCCACCGGGGTGAACCTTCTCCTGGAAGGGAATGATGTCCTCTCTGCCCCCCATATGAAGGATGCCATGGTCCCTGGCCTCTTAGCGTTCTTCGTAGGGCTGCTCATCATCAGTATAGTGGGGATCTTCCAGAAGGAGGTGGTCTTGGCTTTGATGGCAGGTGCACTTTCTCTGTCTGGCATTCATGAGGTGGTGACTTTCTATGACAAGGGGGTCGGTTCTTCTGCTATTGCATGCAATTATCTGATTGTTACCCTGATTGGTCTATACTTTATAGGTGGGAGGTTCCTGTATAGTACAAGGCAGGTGAACTTACCTGGCATAGGTCTCAGCAGTATGAAGGAAGCAGGTCCAGCCCAGGGGTCCTCCATCATACCGCTTACAGCCATGTCTTTCATCCTCAATATGGTGGCCTCCAGTGTCTTTGCCTGTAAACTTCTGGGAATTATTGATCAGCTGTTTGTTGGTCAGGTGGCATGGCTTTGGATGGCAGCGGTCTATCAGACCGGTATCTGCATTCTGTCATATCGCTCCTATTGTACACTGGACGCCACGCATTTCGCATTCTTCTCCATTCTGAGATATGCAGAAGGATTCTCATTGCTGTATCAGATCCTGAACACTGGGGGGTTCAGCTACCCTCTGCCATTTCTGGTGGTTTTTGCCACACTATTTTTTGTCCTTGCCCTCTTCACATGTATTCAGAGTCTTGCCCAGTCAGTCTATTTACTTTTCTATGTTGCCTATTGCATTGCACTGGCCTGTAGTCCACGTGGATTCTTCCATGGAGGAGCCCAAGGGGTCAATGTCGCCATATACATTGTATCGGTGATTATGTTGCTGATCTACCTATACAATTCAAAGTCATCAGCAAAGATCCCCACCGGAGAAGGTACCATGCAGAAACTGTTTACAAGCAATACATGTATAAGGCTTCGTCAGTATAAAGGCGGCCACGAGCCCTTCCTTGGTCATTCCAAGTATGGCGATGCAGAAGCCTTGGCCTACGCCTCCAGCATATTGGCTGTTTTTGCCATGACAATGCCAGGCAATCCTGATGACCCCTTGGTCACGGTTGTCTTGCCATGGGTTGTAGCTGCAGGTGGGATTTATAATCTGATTTGTGGCACGGTGGCTTTTTCCCGTGGTAAGACACTAGAAAGCAGTGCCTTCATTCTCTATGGGGTCATGTGGGTTATTTGGGGTATCTCCAGATATAGCGGCATCTACATCACCGGCAGAGGCTTCAACACAGCAGTGGGCATCATATGCTTCATGCTCTTCAACactttcatcattttcagcacttTCTTCCTGTCTAAAGCCTGGCTACTATATTCCCTAACCTTCCAGCTAATCCTCATCAGCTTCCTCCTCGATTCCATCAATCTTCTCCCACTGGGCTATGACATCGCCGTCACCATTATCTTTGGTCTTGTTGGCTTCTACTGCTTTCTTGCAACTCTATTTAACAGCACCATGGAGGCTCCCCAGATACCAGTTGGCAGCCCATTTATTAAGATTAGTGGCTTTTCCAATAACGGATCAAAGTGCCCCCACCTGATTGCCTCCAGGACCAGCTCTGTCAGACAAATCGCAGGTAAGACAATAGAAGGTAATATGAAGGGCCTGGGAAGAGGGGGGAGGACACTGTGACTTTTATTAAAAGTACAACTGCATTTTAACATTTCTAAGTAGAGATAAGGTGACAGTTTCCTCATAAATgttctaacctttccctactccATCCAAGAATCAACAAGATCTCAGCTTTAGATACCGGCTCTCCTAGTCACCAAACTGTCACAGTAATAGTTCTTGTGGTCAGACTTGGCCTATGTAAAGCAGGCATTTTATTTTTCCATCAAACAGGCGGGTAACAAATACCAggttttgtattatttttgtgGAATCCAGCAGCCAGATCCATGAACCTCAATATTTCGCTCTATCCAACTTTTACAGGACTTCCAAGGAGCCCGCACTCTCCTCCGCATTGGGAATCCCATTTCAATGACATACCACAAtaccacatggggggggggattggtcaaGGACATTTGTGACGCCAAGCCGGATTCCCAGTAAAATAAGAGAAATCAGAGGATGAAACCATCACCGTCGTCCCATAAGACCAGAGATCAATTTTGGTGGATTAAACCCTTCAAAGAAAACAATAGATAAATACATTAAAACTGATCATTGCTTTACATGGATAGTTGTTTGGTATCACACTATCCAGCCACCTTCAGTGCTCCATAACCCTGTAGGGTCTCCTCTACCAACCATACATGTTTATATCAGTGCAGGAAGGGGGTTAGTGACAATTTTATTAGGCGCAAACAACATACAAGAGAGATATTTTCTGATTTGTCCATAGGACCCTTGCCACCGACAGCATTGTCTGGAACCTTCCATAGATACAACCAACAcctaaaaaaacaacagactttatAGGCTCAACATGGGAGACTACACACACATCTAAAACATAGAACATTTATTTGAATATATACCAACATAAAATGCCCAAATAAGATCCAAGTGATGGACAAAATTTGAGGTAAATGCCCTACTACAGATGCCGAATGCCTATGCATAAACAGCAAATAGGACATAGATGTAGGGCCCTACTATAAGATTTGGGTCCTGAGGAAGCCATAATTGATGAAATGTTGACCTGGTGACCGGAAGTACACAGACGCTACATCTACATCCTATTTGCTGTTTATGCATAGACTTCCGCCATCTTTAGTAAGGCATTTACCTCAAATTTTGTCCATCACTTGGATCTTGTTAGGGCATTTTATGTTGGTGTTTTAATCCAACGAGATCCAAGTGATGGACAAAATTTGGGGTAAATGCCCTACTACAGATGGCGGAAGTCTATGCATAAACAGAAAATAGGACGTAGATGTAGCGTCTGTGTACTTCCGATCACCAGGTCAACGTTTCGCCAATTCTGGCTTCCTCAGGACCCAATATAATAGAAGGGCCCTACATATACCTCCAGCATCTGTAGTAGGGCATTTACCCCAAATTTTGACCAACACTTGGATCTTGTTCGGACATTTTATGTTGGTATTTTAATCCATGTATGTTAATATGtacaaataaatattttatgttttataaccATACTGAGCTTATAAAGGCAGTTTTTTTAGGTGTTGGTGGTTGAGTTAGTCAACCCTCATTTTATGGTGACATTTACTGTATATTCGAATATGGCTTGGCAAAGACAAAATCCTTTTTTCCCCATAGACACAAGTTCATTAGTCGATCTGCCCGGGTCATCTCACATCTATGGATAGAGTGACAGGAAGGTCTTAC from Aquarana catesbeiana isolate 2022-GZ linkage group LG04, ASM4218655v1, whole genome shotgun sequence includes the following:
- the LOC141141391 gene encoding uncharacterized protein: MMESLYLSVGVLAVSAGSLLLASQHYSLAAASTAIPASALGVLLLILAAILAYAGARKFGGNVPLWVSFYWTVSAMWVSTGVNLLLEGNDVLSAPHMKDAMVPGLLAFFVGLLIISIVGIFQKEVVLALMAGALSLSGIHEVVTFYDKGVGSSAIACNYLIVTLIGLYFIGGRFLYSTRQVNLPGIGLSSMKEAGPAQGSSIIPLTAMSFILNMVASSVFACKLLGIIDQLFVGQVAWLWMAAVYQTGICILSYRSYCTLDATHFAFFSILRYAEGFSLLYQILNTGGFSYPLPFLVVFATLFFVLALFTCIQSLAQSVYLLFYVAYCIALACSPRGFFHGGAQGVNVAIYIVSVIMLLIYLYNSKSSAKIPTGEGTMQKLFTSNTCIRLRQYKGGHEPFLGHSKYGDAEALAYASSILAVFAMTMPGNPDDPLVTVVLPWVVAAGGIYNLICGTVAFSRGKTLESSAFILYGVMWVIWGISRYSGIYITGRGFNTAVGIICFMLFNTFIIFSTFFLSKAWLLYSLTFQLILISFLLDSINLLPLGYDIAVTIIFGLVGFYCFLATLFNSTMEAPQIPVGSPFIKISGFSNNGSKCPHLIASRTSSVRQIAEIMKNGGICGIPTDTVYVLVAACNQPEAVERAYKTKRQAQDRPMSLWISSLQQLEPAKHLFSPLLWDFMEAAWPSPISLVIPRGPWLDFLGAKDSSKYIGTPQSIAIRIPDCTVTTHLIDMVGPIAVTSANPSGEADTTHHNQVYAKLGDKVDGVLCGGASPENIASTVVNCTKLESGDVAFFRVGIVPKSQVLEILSHVQEKHQRGHINGGFSSSIEDLTGQSMEPNGQPGEETNHQDGGCKSHVNGGFTMDKE